One Pseudomonas entomophila genomic window carries:
- a CDS encoding alpha/beta hydrolase, translating to MNVLTKALAGSLLALSIGNAFADAGVEHNTQAFLDALNAGSGKPIEQLSPKDARAVLSGAQAGVKLTLPKADVSEKTITVDGQAIRLTIVRPAGVKGTLPVFMYFHGGGWVLGDFPTHERLVRDLVVESGAVAVFVNYTPSPEAHYPTAINQAYAATRWVAEHGKDINVDGKRLAVAGNSVGGNMAAVVSLMAKDKGTPAIKYQVLLWPVTDANFETGSYNQYAEGHFLTRNMMKWFWDNYTTDPKQRAEIYASPLRATTEQLKGLPPALVQTASADVLRDEGEAYARKLDQAGVPVTAVRYNGMIHDYGLLNVVSQVPAVRAAMLQAGEALKVHLK from the coding sequence ATGAACGTTTTGACCAAAGCACTCGCGGGCTCGCTCCTTGCCTTGTCGATCGGTAACGCATTCGCCGACGCTGGCGTCGAGCACAACACCCAGGCATTCCTCGATGCCTTGAACGCGGGCAGTGGCAAACCCATCGAGCAGCTTTCGCCGAAGGATGCCCGTGCGGTGCTGAGCGGCGCCCAGGCCGGGGTGAAACTGACGCTGCCCAAGGCGGATGTCAGCGAGAAGACCATCACCGTCGATGGCCAGGCCATCCGCTTGACCATCGTGCGCCCGGCGGGTGTGAAGGGGACCTTGCCGGTGTTCATGTACTTCCACGGCGGTGGCTGGGTGCTCGGCGACTTCCCGACCCATGAGCGCCTGGTGCGCGACCTGGTCGTCGAGTCCGGGGCGGTGGCGGTGTTCGTCAACTACACCCCGTCCCCAGAGGCGCACTACCCGACGGCGATCAACCAGGCCTACGCGGCAACCCGATGGGTGGCCGAGCACGGCAAGGACATCAATGTCGACGGCAAGCGCCTGGCGGTCGCGGGCAACAGCGTCGGCGGCAACATGGCCGCGGTGGTCAGCCTGATGGCCAAGGATAAAGGCACCCCGGCCATCAAGTACCAGGTGCTGCTGTGGCCGGTGACCGACGCCAACTTCGAGACAGGGTCGTACAACCAGTATGCCGAGGGGCACTTCCTCACCCGCAACATGATGAAGTGGTTCTGGGACAACTACACCACCGACCCCAAGCAACGTGCCGAGATCTACGCCTCGCCGCTGCGCGCGACCACCGAGCAGTTGAAAGGCCTGCCGCCAGCGCTGGTGCAGACCGCGAGTGCCGATGTGCTGCGTGATGAAGGGGAAGCCTATGCGCGCAAGCTGGACCAAGCCGGCGTGCCGGTCACGGCGGTGCGCTACAACGGCATGATCCATGACTATGGCTTGCTGAACGTGGTCAGCCAGGTGCCGGCGGTACGCGCTGCAATGCTGCAGGCAGGCGAGGCGCTGAAAGTGCATTTGAAGTGA
- a CDS encoding organic hydroperoxide resistance protein, giving the protein MNVLYTAVATATGGRDGRAISSDKHLDVKLATPKELGGAGGDATNPEQLFAAGYSACFIGALKFVAGQRKRSIPADASITAQVGIGQIPGGFGLDIDLHINLPGLEHADAQALVEAAHHVCPYSNATRGNVDVRLHVTV; this is encoded by the coding sequence ATGAACGTTCTCTACACCGCAGTCGCCACCGCAACCGGTGGTCGCGATGGCCGAGCCATCTCCAGCGACAAGCACCTCGACGTGAAACTGGCCACGCCGAAGGAATTGGGCGGTGCCGGTGGTGATGCCACCAACCCTGAGCAACTGTTCGCTGCGGGTTACTCGGCCTGCTTCATCGGTGCGCTGAAGTTCGTCGCCGGCCAGCGCAAACGCAGCATTCCAGCCGACGCCTCGATCACGGCACAGGTCGGCATTGGCCAGATCCCAGGCGGCTTTGGCCTGGATATCGACCTGCACATCAACCTGCCAGGCCTGGAGCACGCCGATGCGCAAGCGTTGGTGGAGGCGGCCCACCACGTGTGCCCGTACTCCAACGCCACCCGTGGCAACGTCGATGTCCGTCTGCACGTCACCGTCTGA